In a single window of the Drosophila albomicans strain 15112-1751.03 chromosome 3, ASM965048v2, whole genome shotgun sequence genome:
- the LOC117569852 gene encoding keratin, type I cytoskeletal 9 — MAAYLILSALLLASPATWGKPTFGREHVHIRIHLPESGGGGGGHDHGHDHGGSSGGGGDFSAYEVHGGGGGGGGHGGGYGGSGGYSSGGGGGGHVSTFAVITENHHGSSGGGHFGGSGGGYGGYSGGGGHGHGGDDAKLAAIAAAAGSSHGDGGHGGHYGGGGGGGGGHDHGVAHIAAIAASADASGHGSGSGGYGGYSSGGGGGGHDHGVAHIAAIADASSHSSGGGGGYGGYSGGGGGGYSSGGGHDDAHLAAVAAASASSSSSSSHGSGDYSGYSAPSSSYGAPSASYGAPSSSYGAPSSSYGAPSASYGAPASSYAAPASGWTGSGSGSGSSYSSGSSYSSSSSYSSGGYSSGGHDDTVAVAAISGGGGGGGGSGHGGGSGGGGYSYSAPAGGWSSGGSSWK; from the exons ATGGCGGCCTATTTGATC TTGAGCGCACTTTTGCTCGCCAGTCCGGCAACCTGGGGCAAGCCCACCTTTGGCCGTGAGCACGTCCACATTCGCATCCATCTGCCCGAGAGCggaggcggcggtggtggTCATGATCATGGTCACGATcatggcggcagcagcggcggcggtggcgacTTTTCCGCCTATGAAGTTCATggcggaggcggcggcggtggcggacATGGTGGCGGCTatggcggcagcggcggctacagcagcggcggcggcggaggCGGACATGTCAGCACCTTTGCTGTGATCACCGAGAATCATCATGGCTCCTCGGGTGGCGGACACTTtggcggcagcggcggtggCTATGGAGGCTACAGCGGCGGTGGCGGTCATGGACATGGAGGCGATGATGCCAAGCTGGCggccattgctgctgcagctggctCTTCGCATGGTGATGGCGGACATGGTGGACACTatggaggcggcggcggcggtggcggtggacACGATCATGGTGTGGCTCACATTGCAGCCATTGCAGCCAGCGCGGATGCATCTGGAcatggcagcggcagcggcggctaTGGAGGCTACAGCAGCggaggcggcggtggtggaCACGATCATGGTGTGGCTCACATTGCAGCTATTGCTGATGCTTCATCGcacagcagcggcggcggcggcggttaTGGCGGAtacagcggcggcggcggcggtggctaCAGCTCTGGCGGTGGTCATGATGATGCTCATCtggctgctgtggcagctgcttcCGCTTCCTCCTCGTCCTCCTCCTCACATGGATCGGGTGACTACAGTGGGTACTCAGCGCCATCCAGCAGCTATGGTGCTCCTTCTGCCAGCTATGGTGCTCCATCCTCCAGCTACGGTGCTCCTTCCTCCAGCTACGGTGCTCCTTCTGCTAGCTATGGTGCTCCCGCCAGCAGCTATGCGGCGCCTGCTAGCGGCTGGACTGGCTCCGGCTCCGGCTCGGGCTCCAGTTATAGCTCCGGTTCTAGCTACAGCTCCAGCTCAAGCTACAGCAGCGGAGGCTACAGCAGCGGTGGACACGATGAcactgttgctgtggctgccatcTCTggcggaggcggcggcggtggtggaTCCGGCCATGGCGGTGGCAGCGGAGGCGGTGGCTACAGCTACTCGGCACCAGCTGGCGGCTGGTCGAGCGGTGGCTCCAGCTGGAAGTAA
- the LOC117571261 gene encoding mitochondrial thiamine pyrophosphate carrier, with translation MKTPNANAHSSTVQVLQAVGGGVSGAVTRFVSQPFDVLKIRFQLQVEPLSKSNESAKYGGMLQAFATIYREEGMRGIWKGHVAGQVMSISYAFVQFWSYEQLRHAAAQTKFFHDHNHLSYFVCGGTAGCLGTLVAQPFDVVRTRVVAADPDSSTSKLRAVSGAYRVFRYEGLRGITSGLALTLLQIYPLVGANFVFYKLFNRMLVTFGEYIFDKPNPEHQIPGPLLFLSGFTAGVLSKMLVYPADVIKKRSMLHHFEDDRKSFGENPKCRSVRECIANTLKYEGPAGFYKGMLPTLYKSGVMAACYFTIYDTFNHYVTHPYQRYEKSLEEEKQRQAKKGKW, from the coding sequence ATGAAAACCCCCAATGCCAATGCTCACTCGTCAACTGTTCAGGTACTTCAAGCGGTCGGAGGTGGAGTCTCAGGAGCCGTGACCCGTTTCGTCAGTCAGCCTTTCGATGTGCTGAAGATACGCTTTCAATTGCAGGTGGAGCCGCTGTCCAAGTCAAATGAATCCGCAAAATATGGGGGCATGTTGCAGGCTTTCGCCACTATTTACCGCGAGGAGGGAATGCGTGGCATCTGGAAGGGTCACGTAGCTGGCCAGGTGATGAGCATCAGCTATGCCTTCGTTCAGTTCTGGTCCTATGAGCAACTGCGTCATGCTGCTGCCCAAACCAAATTCTTTCACGACCACAATCACCTCAGCTACTTTGTATGTGGCGGCACTGCGGGCTGCCTGGGCACCTTGGTTGCCCAGCCCTTTGATGTGGTGCGCACTCGAGTGGTGGCCGCTGATCCGGACAGTAGCACTAGCAAATTGCGTGCAGTCTCCGGGGCGTATCGTGTGTTTCGCTATGAGGGACTTCGCGGCATAACGAGCGGCTTGGCTTTGACACTGCTGCAGATTTATCCGCTGGTCGGTgccaattttgtattttacaaaCTCTTCAATCGGATGCTCGTGACGTTCGGTGAATACATTTTCGATAAACCAAATCCGGAGCATCAAATACCCGGCCCCTTGCTATTCTTGAGTGGCTTCACAGCGGGTGTTCTCTCCAAAATGCTTGTCTATCCCGCAGACGTGATCAAGAAGCGGTCGATGCTGCATCACTTCGAGGACGATCGCAAGTCCTTTGGCGAGAATCCAAAATGTCGCAGTGTGCGGGAATGCATCGCCAACACCCTGAAGTACGAGGGTCCCGCTGGCTTTTACAAGGGCATGCTGCCGACTCTCTACAAGTCTGGTGTGATGGCTGCCTGCTACTTTACCATTTACGACACCTTCAATCACTATGTGACCCATCCCTATCAGCGCTACGAAAAATCCCTGGAAGAGGAGAAGCAAAGGCAAGCGAAGAAAGGCAAATGGTAG